The sequence CCCGAGCATACACAAGCCGCTTTTTCAAAATCTGCTGAACTCGGCGTACATGGATTTGCGGTCGATATTCGATTAACCAAAGACGAAGAGATTATTATTTTTCACGATGAATTCACAGATCGGACGACGGACTTCTCTGGAAGAGTTGCCGATTACACACTCGCCGAACTAAAAAAAGCCGATGCAGGCTATCGGTTTGAAGATGAGACCGGTCACTATCCCTATCGAGGATTAGGCGAAGCCATTCTTAGCCTACGTGAGCTATTAGAAAATTTCCCTCATATGTTAATTGCCATAAACCTAAAAGACTCTCCAGATACATACGAGGGAAGTTTGATGCCCTCAAAACTTTGGAGACTACTTGATGAACTCGGGGCTGAGGACCGTGTTGCTGTGACGAGCTCCTATGATGAACAGACGGACCGGTTTAACTTGTACGCCCAAAACCGCGTAGCAACTGGGGCAGGCGATAGCGAAGTAAAAAAAGCCTATGCCGCCTTTACAAGTAAATTGGGGCATCTATACAGCCCACGTGCCGATTTGTTTGGTATTTCAGAAAAACTAGGTGTATTCCCACTTGGCACTGAAGGTTTTATCCAGTTCCTTAAACAATTGAATATTCCCGTTTACTTTGAAGATGTTACAGATAAAGATGCATTCGTCAAACTGTTATCCATTGGTGCGAGCGGTTTCATCACAGATCGACCGACTTTAGCAATGGAAATTATTCAAGAGCATATAGGTGAATAAGAAAAGTGGAAGGTGCCTAGACAATAAAGTAAAAAAAAGGTTACATATGTATCGACTTTCCGATGCATATGCAACCTTTTTTTATATTGATTTTATGCAGAACACGAACAGCCTCCGCCAGTGCCACAACCGTCACCGCAAGACGAACCAGTAGAAAATGCACTTTCGGCTGGTACCTTCACCGTGTCTGAAACCGATTTGGCCACAATCGAACCAATTTGATCGAATAGATATTGGACATCATTCTCAGCCAATCGAAGTGCAGCAACCTGCTCATTCATATCGAGCTCACGTTTTTGGACGCGAATACTCTTCATCACTATATTATAATCCGGATGATATCTTCCGAACCGTTGAACTTCCTCATATCGTTCCTTCATAGCTGCAAACGCCTGAATTTCTGCAACTAGCACAGCATCTGAATAGACATCATTATAAGCCTTGCGGTACTCTGCTACCACTTCTGAAGATAGCAACATATCAGCCAATCCTTCAGCCTGCTCAATGATGGTCATCCACTCGCCGGTCATCATCATACAATGATCCCCTCCCATCATTGTATATCATACCAGATGAGTAAGCCTGCATGCACCTAAGGATGTTTGATTTCTTCAATCAATTGCGCCTTGGCGTAATTGCGTTCAGATTTTTTTCGAGCTTGCTCGAAAAGCTCCCCTAAAAATCTGTGACATCCGCCGGAGGCTTAACTTAATTCAGCTTGTTTTTGAACCCTACTGAATTCGGAGGAGACTATGCATTTATCCCGCCACTTATAGAAATGGGGCACTTCTGCTGAATTCAGTTAAAATCTAAAAAGGTTTTCTCAAAGAGTGCACGCTTAGCTTCTTCATAATCAGAAAATGGGACTAGACCATCAGCCATATGTTGCGTTTTTTCATGACCCTTTCCAGCAATGAGTACAATATCTCCTGGCGCTGCACTGAAAACCGCCTTGCGAATCGCATATTTCCGATCTAGCATTACTTCGACAGCTGAACAGTCACCTCCGAAACCCGCCAGTATGTCTGTAATGATTGCCAAGGGATCTTCGTTTCTTGGATTGTCTGATGTCACAATCACATTGGCTGAATATAAGACGGCAAGCTCCCCCATTTCCGCCCTTTTCCCCTTATCACGCTCCCCGCCGCAGCCAAAAACCGTTATCAACTTGCCATAACAGGAATTGGAAAGTGTACATAACACTGCTTGGAGCGCATCGGGTGTATGTGCATAATCGATATAAACCCTTACGTCGTCCCGCTCAAGCTGTTGTAACCTTCCCTCCGGCAGTTCCAACAGATGACAGTATTGTACAATGTCATCAAGCTGATAACCAAGGAGAACAAGTGCATGAATAGCGGCTAGTGCGTTCAGATAATTATAGCGTCCCGGAATTAAAAACTTCTTTTCCAAATCTAATACATGAACACCTACAGACGAATCCATTCCAAAATAAACTACAGGAATCGTCAAGTCCTCAACCATTTGCACACATTGTTCATCTTCCTTATTGACAATCATCGCATCGACCATTTGGCCTAATCTTTTTTTCGCATGCATATAAGCCAATTTTCCACCATGCTCTTCATAATGATCCGTTCCAATATTCAACAATATGCCAATATCTATTTCACAATGAGCTAAACGATGCGCGGCCAATCCAAGTGAGGAGGCTTCTAGCACAACATGCGTAACGCCCTCCTCCTCACATTTCCTCAATAATGGATGAAGGTATTCAGCAGGTAACGTTGTCATTTGTGGGCTATCATCATCCATTTTAATCCCATCGATAAAAATACCTGTCGTACCGATAACAGCTGGACGATTGCCAAAGTACTTCAATAATTGACCGATGAAATGGGTCACTGTTGTTTTACCATTCGTTCCAGTCACTGCAATCACTTTCATTCGCCTAGCAGGATAACCGGCAAGTTGGGCACTTGCATGTGCTATGAATAATCTACAATCTGGCACGATGACGATAGGTATATCTGTCGGCAATGCAGCCAAGTCTGTCCGGTCAATCACAATTGCTACAGCACCTCGTTCAATCGCTTGTTGCATATAAAGCGTTCCGTCATGCCGCCCGCCCTTCCTTGCGACAAAGACAAATCCTTTCTTTACCCTTAATGAATTTTCGGTAATCCCCATG comes from Sporosarcina sp. FSL K6-3457 and encodes:
- a CDS encoding glycerophosphodiester phosphodiesterase family protein, encoding MGRKTKVALTVGAASVAAWAASKVVAKPIPREGKDALAFNKPVILAHRGGHSEAPEHTQAAFSKSAELGVHGFAVDIRLTKDEEIIIFHDEFTDRTTDFSGRVADYTLAELKKADAGYRFEDETGHYPYRGLGEAILSLRELLENFPHMLIAINLKDSPDTYEGSLMPSKLWRLLDELGAEDRVAVTSSYDEQTDRFNLYAQNRVATGAGDSEVKKAYAAFTSKLGHLYSPRADLFGISEKLGVFPLGTEGFIQFLKQLNIPVYFEDVTDKDAFVKLLSIGASGFITDRPTLAMEIIQEHIGE
- a CDS encoding YlbF family regulator; protein product: MMMTGEWMTIIEQAEGLADMLLSSEVVAEYRKAYNDVYSDAVLVAEIQAFAAMKERYEEVQRFGRYHPDYNIVMKSIRVQKRELDMNEQVAALRLAENDVQYLFDQIGSIVAKSVSDTVKVPAESAFSTGSSCGDGCGTGGGCSCSA
- a CDS encoding UDP-N-acetylmuramoyl-L-alanyl-D-glutamate--2,6-diaminopimelate ligase — protein: MLLLTELLKDWPCTVSGGEIRASVMGITENSLRVKKGFVFVARKGGRHDGTLYMQQAIERGAVAIVIDRTDLAALPTDIPIVIVPDCRLFIAHASAQLAGYPARRMKVIAVTGTNGKTTVTHFIGQLLKYFGNRPAVIGTTGIFIDGIKMDDDSPQMTTLPAEYLHPLLRKCEEEGVTHVVLEASSLGLAAHRLAHCEIDIGILLNIGTDHYEEHGGKLAYMHAKKRLGQMVDAMIVNKEDEQCVQMVEDLTIPVVYFGMDSSVGVHVLDLEKKFLIPGRYNYLNALAAIHALVLLGYQLDDIVQYCHLLELPEGRLQQLERDDVRVYIDYAHTPDALQAVLCTLSNSCYGKLITVFGCGGERDKGKRAEMGELAVLYSANVIVTSDNPRNEDPLAIITDILAGFGGDCSAVEVMLDRKYAIRKAVFSAAPGDIVLIAGKGHEKTQHMADGLVPFSDYEEAKRALFEKTFLDFN